In a genomic window of Atribacterota bacterium:
- a CDS encoding CRISPR-associated endonuclease Cas6, translated as MLIKTMKLIMESDKPIMGEAEKLRGFFARKFNSYLLLHHHLGNNKILYQYPRIQYKEINGRKMILGLAEGVEVLQSIYNQYDWINLDDNKYQIYSKEIFIKEELFEITNEIGEYLKYEFLNPWFALNEENYRRYKEYSFHERDDQLKSILIQNILSIAKTFNYFVEKRILAEVNLMETTIDFKGKSIIGFLGTFQVNFHLPDYIGLGKSVSRGFGTIKQLKE; from the coding sequence ATGCTTATAAAAACAATGAAATTAATCATGGAATCAGATAAACCTATAATGGGGGAGGCAGAGAAATTAAGAGGATTCTTTGCCCGTAAATTTAATAGTTACCTTTTGTTACACCATCATTTAGGAAACAATAAAATTTTATATCAATATCCCCGAATACAATATAAGGAAATTAATGGAAGAAAGATGATTTTAGGTTTAGCAGAAGGAGTAGAAGTATTACAGAGTATTTATAATCAATACGATTGGATTAATTTAGATGATAATAAATACCAGATTTACAGTAAAGAGATTTTCATTAAAGAAGAATTGTTTGAAATTACCAATGAAATTGGTGAATATTTAAAATATGAATTTCTTAATCCATGGTTTGCCTTAAATGAAGAAAATTACAGAAGATATAAAGAATATTCTTTCCATGAGAGAGATGATCAGTTAAAAAGTATCCTAATTCAAAATATTTTGTCAATTGCAAAAACTTTTAATTATTTTGTTGAAAAAAGAATTTTAGCGGAGGTTAATCTAATGGAGACTACAATTGACTTTAAAGGTAAATCGATTATTGGATTTTTAGGTACATTTCAGGTAAATTTTCATCTTCCGGATTATATTGGTCTGGGCAAATCTGTCTCCCGTGGTTTTGGCACAATCAAGCAATTAAAAGAATAA
- the cas3 gene encoding CRISPR-associated helicase Cas3': MIEFYSHLEPNKILLKDHLKDVGSRSKRIIQAKRLDEIDELILADISYLIGISHDFGKYTTFFQKKLKGMCDKNDFLARHGLISALFMFEVAYEYVRTKNLKNIIPYEFLPLFSYFVVKRHHLDLGDIEDDISVEKLFDSDFRYISKQFEDIWQNKKQIKKEYNALFINYPISSEIIFNNLEKYKKNIKYSSDIEEILKELDISFYSFRMANVKTLQYYFIILLLYSVLIDSDKKYAGGVKEIERKIFPENLVENYLNKDEFKEEGENNINCIRNEIRKSVLRNIGDPKNKHQKIYTLTAPTGTGKTLASLSAALLLRNKLKKYLNLKNEPRIIYSLPFTSIIDQNYTVFDKVLNQIEDFRAYENEYLLKHHHLSEIFYKTEGVDRERDVEESLALIESWESEIIVTTFIQLFYTLIGHKNCSLKKFHNIVNSIILLDEIQNIPVKYWNLVREVLIGMTKYYNCRVILITATKPLIFQDGEYIELVEDYEKYFSKPELNRVCLEVNLNKRYVLNFYNSLVNWSQNSYLFVFNTIGSSLEFYSLLSRDKFKENEIIIYKEEKKKLIINKIIKGNYKYDLYYLSSNVIPKIRRERIELIKKRLENNHKAIIISTQLIEAGVDIDCECVYRDLGPLDSIIQVAGRCNRNKKLHKGNTYLVNLMKMRDSGSEYWYANIYDKVLLNIVTEILNGKKIIYEKDFLDLINDYFMKAKEKSNIETNLTKSLYSLYFYDKNPDNKRRKPISEFKLIEEKDWNNVDIFVELDDEAQRIYTRYQEIKEIKNLWERKNEFLKIRKDFYDYVISIPYQYAGDFIDNKGISYIPKISKEDIIQENYYNPETGFKRNKEVSEGGSLIL; this comes from the coding sequence ATGATAGAGTTTTATTCGCATCTAGAACCCAATAAAATATTATTGAAAGATCATTTAAAGGATGTAGGGAGTAGAAGCAAGAGAATTATTCAAGCAAAAAGGTTAGATGAGATAGATGAGTTAATTCTTGCTGATATTTCATATCTTATTGGTATATCCCATGACTTTGGTAAATATACTACTTTTTTCCAAAAAAAACTAAAAGGAATGTGCGATAAGAATGATTTTTTAGCACGCCATGGATTAATTTCTGCTTTATTTATGTTTGAGGTTGCCTATGAATATGTCAGGACTAAGAATCTAAAAAACATTATTCCATATGAATTCTTACCACTATTTTCTTATTTTGTAGTTAAAAGGCACCATTTGGATTTGGGTGATATTGAAGATGATATTTCAGTAGAGAAACTTTTTGACTCTGATTTTAGATATATAAGCAAACAGTTTGAAGATATCTGGCAGAATAAAAAGCAAATAAAAAAAGAATACAATGCATTATTTATAAATTACCCTATTTCTTCAGAAATAATTTTTAATAATCTAGAAAAATATAAAAAAAATATAAAATACTCTTCTGACATTGAGGAAATTTTAAAAGAATTAGATATTTCTTTTTATTCTTTTAGAATGGCTAATGTGAAAACATTGCAATATTATTTTATAATATTACTACTGTATTCTGTCTTGATTGATTCAGATAAAAAGTATGCAGGTGGCGTTAAGGAGATTGAGCGAAAAATATTTCCTGAAAATCTGGTAGAAAATTATTTGAACAAAGATGAATTTAAAGAAGAAGGCGAAAATAATATTAACTGCATAAGGAATGAAATTCGAAAGTCAGTTTTGAGAAATATAGGAGATCCTAAAAATAAACATCAAAAAATTTATACCTTGACTGCACCTACTGGAACTGGAAAGACTTTGGCCTCTCTTTCAGCTGCTTTATTACTAAGAAATAAATTAAAAAAATATCTCAATTTAAAAAATGAACCACGAATAATATATTCTTTACCTTTTACCAGTATTATTGATCAGAATTATACTGTATTTGATAAAGTATTAAATCAAATTGAGGATTTTAGAGCATATGAAAATGAATATTTATTAAAACATCACCACCTTTCGGAGATTTTCTATAAAACAGAAGGAGTAGATAGAGAAAGAGATGTTGAAGAAAGTTTGGCACTAATTGAATCTTGGGAATCTGAAATAATTGTTACCACTTTCATTCAACTATTTTACACATTAATAGGTCATAAAAACTGTAGTTTAAAAAAATTTCACAATATAGTTAATTCAATAATTCTTTTAGATGAGATCCAAAACATACCTGTCAAATACTGGAATCTAGTTCGAGAAGTTCTAATTGGAATGACTAAATACTATAACTGTAGGGTTATTCTGATTACTGCTACAAAACCATTGATATTTCAAGATGGAGAATACATTGAATTAGTTGAAGATTATGAAAAATATTTTAGTAAGCCTGAATTAAACCGTGTTTGTTTAGAAGTAAATCTTAATAAACGATATGTATTAAATTTTTACAATAGTCTAGTTAATTGGTCTCAAAATTCATATTTGTTTGTGTTTAATACAATAGGATCTTCGTTGGAATTTTATTCTCTTCTTTCAAGAGACAAATTTAAAGAAAATGAAATAATTATTTACAAAGAAGAGAAAAAGAAATTGATAATAAATAAAATTATTAAGGGAAATTACAAATATGATTTATATTATCTCTCGTCCAATGTCATTCCAAAAATAAGAAGAGAAAGAATAGAATTAATAAAAAAAAGACTTGAAAATAATCATAAAGCTATAATAATTTCAACACAATTAATTGAAGCAGGTGTTGATATAGATTGTGAATGTGTTTATAGGGATCTGGGACCATTAGATTCTATCATTCAGGTAGCTGGCAGGTGTAATAGGAATAAAAAATTGCACAAAGGTAATACTTATTTGGTGAATTTAATGAAAATGAGAGATAGCGGTTCAGAATATTGGTATGCTAATATTTACGATAAAGTTTTATTAAATATAGTGACAGAAATATTAAATGGTAAGAAAATTATATATGAAAAAGATTTTTTAGATTTAATAAATGATTATTTTATGAAGGCAAAAGAAAAATCAAATATAGAAACTAATTTAACTAAGTCGCTTTATAGTTTATATTTTTATGATAAGAATCCAGATAATAAAAGAAGGAAGCCAATCTCTGAGTTTAAACTTATTGAAGAGAAAGACTGGAATAATGTTGATATTTTTGTGGAATTGGACGATGAAGCTCAAAGGATATACACAAGATATCAAGAAATAAAAGAAATTAAGAATCTATGGGAAAGAAAGAACGAGTTCTTAAAAATAAGAAAAGATTTTTATGATTATGTAATTTCTATACCCTATCAATATGCAGGTGATTTCATAGATAATAAAGGTATTAGTTATATTCCTAAAATTTCCAAAGAAGACATTATACAGGAAAATTACTACAACCCAGAAACTGGCTTTAAAAGAAATAAAGAGGTATCTGAAGGAGGCTCGCTAATTCTTTAG
- the cas5b gene encoding type I-B CRISPR-associated protein Cas5b, with product MPISSFPFDRDRILIFDIKGPIAHFRKYYTNSSSLSYLFPPRTVIVGLIAGLLGIPSEKHTNIIEDTYYEKFDEKKCFVTVSMRSKIRKMMQTVNYLATDDFPRKTYDLFLKMMTGKIGSTQIPIELLLPDTTNNIIYRIYFYHTDSRIYTDLKRRLENNHYVFPPYFGISELLASIKYVDEGKVTRSLSKEIELNSVCKLKEIELNFNGNNFQYLTEKMPTVFYNGRIPKEPCVYLCEVNCKPFNIKLKYGFSCYSVTYLEKGRHLSENIMFM from the coding sequence ATGCCAATTAGTAGTTTTCCTTTTGATAGAGATAGGATATTAATTTTTGATATAAAAGGTCCAATAGCACATTTTAGAAAATACTATACAAATTCTTCTTCTTTAAGTTATTTATTTCCTCCTAGAACAGTCATTGTTGGGCTAATAGCAGGACTTTTAGGAATCCCAAGTGAAAAACATACAAATATTATAGAGGATACTTATTATGAAAAATTTGATGAAAAGAAATGTTTTGTAACTGTTTCAATGAGATCTAAGATTAGAAAAATGATGCAAACCGTAAACTATCTTGCTACAGATGACTTTCCAAGAAAAACATATGATTTATTCTTGAAAATGATGACAGGGAAAATAGGTAGTACCCAAATCCCTATTGAATTATTACTTCCTGATACTACTAACAATATAATATATAGAATATATTTTTACCATACAGATAGCAGAATATATACTGACTTAAAAAGACGATTAGAAAATAATCACTATGTATTTCCTCCCTATTTTGGTATATCAGAGTTGTTGGCTTCTATTAAGTATGTTGACGAAGGTAAAGTAACTAGAAGTTTAAGTAAAGAAATAGAGTTAAACAGCGTTTGCAAACTAAAAGAAATTGAATTAAATTTTAATGGAAATAATTTTCAATATCTAACTGAGAAGATGCCTACAGTTTTTTATAATGGTAGAATACCTAAGGAACCCTGTGTTTATTTATGTGAAGTTAATTGTAAACCATTCAATATCAAACTAAAGTATGGTTTTTCATGTTATTCTGTAACTTATTTAGAAAAAGGTAGACACTTAAGTGAAAATATAATGTTTATGTAA
- the cas7b gene encoding type I-B CRISPR-associated protein Cas7/Csh2, whose protein sequence is MNNQIETIKNNSDILFIYDAKISNPNGDPDDENKPRMDYNRNINLVSDVRLKRYIRDYFVDYKNKKIFVPKGKKGSPINAKTSFAIILGKENKAKIDVTDKEIIDFIEQAIDVRMFGAIIPDVRYKEGKGNVTFTGPIQFNWGYSLNKVMGPMESSGITSHFQTGEITEEKESAKSAGAMGKDYRLSYSLIAFHGIVSSGRGVQTNLTDDDIKLFDEAMINAIPLEATTRSKMGQCPRLYIRIEYNNSEFFLGDLRDDLKIVNIDNEEIKFEDTANFKSCNDYKLDLSDLTKKIMGHDYKIDKIHFWKHRDFCITGWNVNEDKLMVLNP, encoded by the coding sequence ATGAATAATCAAATTGAAACTATTAAAAACAATAGTGATATACTTTTTATTTATGATGCAAAAATATCTAATCCAAATGGTGATCCAGACGATGAGAACAAACCTAGAATGGATTACAATCGAAATATTAATCTTGTTTCAGATGTAAGGTTAAAGAGATATATAAGAGATTATTTTGTTGATTATAAAAATAAAAAGATTTTTGTTCCTAAAGGCAAGAAAGGAAGTCCAATCAATGCAAAAACGAGTTTTGCTATCATATTAGGAAAAGAGAACAAAGCTAAAATAGATGTTACTGATAAAGAAATAATAGATTTTATAGAACAAGCTATAGATGTAAGAATGTTTGGAGCCATAATTCCAGATGTTAGATATAAAGAAGGGAAAGGAAATGTAACGTTTACAGGACCTATCCAATTTAATTGGGGATATTCTTTAAATAAGGTTATGGGTCCTATGGAATCAAGTGGAATAACCTCACATTTTCAAACGGGCGAAATAACAGAAGAAAAAGAATCAGCAAAAAGTGCAGGGGCAATGGGTAAAGATTATCGTTTAAGTTATTCTTTAATTGCATTCCATGGAATAGTCAGTTCCGGAAGAGGAGTTCAAACTAATCTTACGGATGATGATATAAAGCTTTTCGATGAGGCAATGATTAATGCCATACCTTTGGAGGCAACAACACGTAGTAAAATGGGGCAATGTCCACGATTATATATTCGAATAGAATATAATAACTCTGAGTTTTTCTTAGGAGATCTAAGAGATGATTTAAAAATTGTAAATATAGATAATGAGGAAATAAAATTTGAAGATACAGCAAATTTTAAGTCTTGTAATGATTACAAATTAGATTTATCAGATTTAACAAAAAAAATAATGGGCCATGACTATAAGATAGATAAAATACATTTTTGGAAACATAGAGATTTTTGCATTACTGGATGGAATGTTAATGAAGATAAATTAATGGTACTCAATCCATAA
- a CDS encoding TIGR02556 family CRISPR-associated protein, with protein sequence MIEAIRNIGEYALEDDLNLDTFLKGICLRVLEEKNNKKDGKIKQYIVFFNFNTKNKKIDIEIEQVNAGGKDSGIEYLWVDNFKGNKPPINITSNRADNILTKSLPMMRDKINNSELKDLLNKIVDDFFITKEFINKNKKEIFYYLNPDRLNFSNETFSKLKEIENEIQTSNEKKEIKKHIDVFTKEIIKNLLYRINLNSNEVSLYTIKIGNNFVCKMKDYIDLIYKLKVGLLFDEHSDYKDNYQKGICSICNNKNTPTTSNATNLNFKFYMTDKIGFSSNLDGRFKKNYNICKECYQYLMIGENFINSNLNSKIGGLSVYIIPNFFFKIDNLDIEEFSKFIEFSSNSITNINSIAEFRKNLLKFRDLKKNAFIINYLFYYKPTGSNEFKILNLIKDIPPSRLDFIRRVEEELFISVNEYHESDNSFKIDLGQIWSCIPVKREEKGNYSGYSKYLHIIDAIFSNKRIKYNFLIDQFLETLRIIKFEREGYNIWTKQDFVNKVLVFNFLLLFFNKLKILGGINMHSRNKVNTREIEGLIPKDILNYWDSVEIYNNEFKKALFLIGFLVGEIGNAQSGKDIKNKPILNKINFQGMGKEKLYSLTNDILEKLKQYNRLHYDEEIYSAIKLLMDNSIKNYELSIQENVFYILSGYAFLNYLIKKRSKEKYYKKLGEILELIEQKKERGENMEEVEIEINKAKNFAENNKYSEARKHLEKIKLDKNEEDK encoded by the coding sequence ATGATAGAGGCAATTAGAAATATTGGGGAATATGCTCTTGAAGATGATTTAAATCTTGATACATTCCTTAAAGGCATTTGTTTAAGAGTTTTAGAAGAGAAGAATAATAAAAAAGATGGAAAAATTAAGCAGTATATTGTTTTTTTTAATTTCAATACAAAGAATAAGAAAATAGATATTGAAATTGAACAAGTGAATGCAGGGGGTAAAGATTCTGGAATAGAATATTTATGGGTTGATAATTTTAAAGGTAATAAACCTCCAATTAATATAACAAGTAATAGAGCAGATAATATTTTAACAAAATCATTACCAATGATGAGAGATAAAATAAATAATAGTGAGTTAAAAGATTTATTGAATAAAATTGTTGATGATTTTTTTATTACAAAGGAATTCATAAATAAAAACAAGAAAGAAATATTTTATTATCTTAATCCAGATAGATTAAACTTTTCTAATGAAACTTTCAGTAAGTTAAAAGAAATAGAGAATGAAATACAAACATCAAATGAAAAAAAAGAGATTAAAAAACATATTGATGTTTTTACTAAAGAGATAATAAAAAATCTACTTTATAGGATAAATTTAAATAGTAATGAAGTCTCTCTTTATACAATTAAAATAGGTAATAATTTTGTTTGCAAAATGAAAGATTATATTGATTTAATTTACAAATTAAAGGTGGGGTTACTTTTTGATGAACATAGTGATTATAAAGATAATTATCAAAAAGGCATTTGTTCTATTTGTAATAATAAAAATACACCAACGACAAGTAATGCCACAAATTTGAATTTTAAGTTCTATATGACTGATAAAATTGGTTTTTCTTCTAATTTAGATGGTCGATTCAAAAAGAACTATAATATTTGTAAGGAATGTTATCAATATCTAATGATTGGAGAGAATTTTATTAACAGTAATCTTAATTCAAAAATAGGTGGATTAAGTGTATATATTATTCCAAATTTTTTCTTTAAAATAGATAATTTGGATATAGAAGAATTTTCAAAATTTATTGAATTCTCAAGTAACTCTATAACTAATATAAATTCTATTGCAGAATTTAGGAAAAATTTGTTAAAATTTAGAGATTTAAAGAAAAATGCTTTTATAATAAACTATTTATTTTATTATAAACCTACCGGAAGTAATGAGTTTAAAATATTGAATTTAATTAAAGATATTCCCCCAAGTAGATTAGATTTTATTAGAAGAGTAGAAGAAGAACTATTTATTTCAGTAAATGAGTATCATGAAAGCGATAACTCATTTAAAATAGATTTAGGACAAATATGGAGTTGCATCCCTGTTAAAAGAGAAGAGAAAGGCAATTATTCTGGCTATTCAAAATATCTTCATATTATTGACGCAATATTTTCTAACAAAAGAATTAAATATAATTTTTTAATTGATCAATTTTTAGAAACCCTCAGGATTATTAAATTTGAAAGAGAGGGCTATAATATCTGGACAAAACAAGATTTCGTTAACAAAGTTCTCGTATTTAACTTTTTATTGTTATTCTTTAATAAGTTAAAAATACTAGGAGGTATAAATATGCATAGTAGAAATAAAGTTAACACTCGCGAAATTGAAGGATTGATTCCAAAAGATATTCTGAATTATTGGGATAGTGTAGAAATATATAATAATGAATTTAAGAAAGCTTTATTTTTAATTGGTTTTCTTGTTGGAGAAATTGGAAATGCTCAAAGCGGAAAAGATATAAAAAATAAACCAATTTTGAATAAAATTAACTTTCAAGGAATGGGGAAAGAAAAATTGTATAGTTTGACAAACGATATTCTTGAAAAATTAAAACAATATAATAGATTACATTATGATGAAGAAATTTATTCTGCTATTAAATTATTAATGGATAATAGTATAAAGAATTATGAATTATCTATTCAGGAAAATGTGTTTTATATATTGTCAGGTTACGCCTTCTTAAATTATCTGATCAAGAAGAGAAGCAAAGAGAAATATTACAAAAAATTGGGGGAAATATTAGAACTTATTGAACAAAAAAAAGAAAGAGGGGAGAATATGGAAGAAGTAGAAATAGAAATTAATAAAGCAAAAAATTTTGCAGAAAATAATAAATATTCAGAAGCTAGAAAACATTTAGAAAAAATTAAATTAGATAAGAATGAGGAGGATAAATAA
- a CDS encoding WYL domain-containing protein, whose translation MSEIHKIERLMNLVLLIRNRPGIKVQDITHIFEVCTRTIYRDFKTLALAGFPVFSMPGKRGGYFINKDCFLPPLRFTCEEAASILIAAKVFLKQKGFPFQEYIQLALAKIEGILENENKQYMQKIDKKISVSLGKLKEYQEHRDTFRKLNQAILEKRQIEISYYTITRNKLNKRTVDPFHLMFRGGFWYLIAFCHWRNEIKIFRIDRIHSITLSDITFQIPFDFSLSSYMGKSWQVVRGDGKPNKIEIKVFPPASRWVREEMRHPTQEIIPLENEAILFQAEVTSFIEIKKWILEMGSCAQVIKPEELKKEIIEEIEGMRERYKE comes from the coding sequence GTGTCTGAAATTCATAAGATTGAAAGACTTATGAACTTGGTTTTACTGATTAGGAATCGACCGGGAATAAAAGTCCAGGATATAACTCATATCTTTGAAGTCTGTACACGTACTATCTATCGTGATTTTAAAACCCTTGCTCTGGCTGGTTTCCCGGTGTTCTCAATGCCCGGAAAGAGAGGAGGTTATTTTATTAATAAGGACTGCTTCCTGCCTCCCTTGCGATTTACTTGTGAAGAAGCTGCCTCTATCCTCATTGCTGCCAAGGTCTTCTTAAAACAGAAAGGCTTTCCCTTTCAGGAGTATATACAATTAGCTTTAGCCAAGATAGAGGGAATTCTGGAAAACGAGAATAAACAATATATGCAAAAGATTGATAAAAAGATCTCTGTCTCTTTAGGCAAACTAAAAGAATACCAGGAGCATAGAGACACCTTCCGCAAATTAAACCAGGCTATCCTAGAAAAAAGACAGATTGAAATTTCCTACTATACTATTACTCGCAATAAATTGAATAAACGCACTGTAGATCCCTTCCATCTTATGTTTAGGGGGGGATTCTGGTATCTTATTGCCTTTTGTCACTGGCGTAATGAAATAAAAATATTTCGCATTGACCGTATTCATAGCATTACTCTCTCTGATATAACTTTCCAGATCCCTTTTGATTTTTCACTCTCTTCCTATATGGGTAAAAGCTGGCAGGTGGTTCGTGGAGATGGTAAACCAAATAAGATTGAAATAAAAGTCTTTCCCCCCGCTTCCCGCTGGGTGAGGGAGGAGATGCGCCACCCTACTCAGGAAATTATCCCTCTGGAAAATGAAGCAATTCTTTTCCAGGCAGAAGTAACCAGCTTTATTGAGATTAAAAAATGGATTCTGGAAATGGGCAGCTGTGCCCAAGTGATAAAGCCTGAGGAACTGAAGAAGGAAATAATAGAAGAGATTGAAGGTATGAGAGAGAGGTATAAGGAATAA
- the mnmG gene encoding tRNA uridine-5-carboxymethylaminomethyl(34) synthesis enzyme MnmG encodes MLISHFQYDVIVVGAGHAGCEAALAVARRGTKTLLLTSNIDNIALLPCNPSIGGPGKGHVAREIDALGGELAKNTDRSTLHIRMLNTSKGPAMWALRAQVDKNRYKEEMIKTIQNEPNLTLIQEMVCQLLIKENKVEGVVVQSGVQFYAPVVILTAGTFLNGKIYIGKICFSAGRAGELASIDLAYQLKALDFKTTRFNTCTPPRLHRRSVNFSELSEQKSASEPLAFSYESEKKTYHEHSVYITRTNLMTQQVIEKYLHQVPLVNGTIESSTARYCPSIEDKVIRFPHHNSHQLFLEPESIANEEIYVQGFFTSLPPAAQLEALHTVKGLENCEIIRYGYAIEYEIILPFQLKYSLETKKIKGLFLAGQINGTSGYEEAAEQGLIAGINAVQLLNKEEPFILDRSQAYIAVEIDDLVTKGVTEPYRLRTGLAEYRLLLRQDNADLRLTPYGYKYGLIPEMRYQKFLAKKEDIEREIERLANLKIYPNEDTNKQLELLNTPPIQKQVTLADLLTRPNLNYNKTAVLDPERPPLDSEVINQVEIQVKYSGYIKRQEEEVRRFKKSENYKIPVDIDFSQLYGISREGRQRFSEIKPVSLGQAKRIPGITPSDITALMINLEKLRRNRKDNISQ; translated from the coding sequence TTGTTAATTTCACATTTTCAATATGATGTCATTGTTGTTGGAGCCGGGCATGCCGGATGTGAAGCAGCTCTGGCCGTAGCACGCCGTGGTACCAAAACATTGCTGCTTACTTCAAATATAGATAATATTGCTCTTCTGCCCTGTAATCCTTCCATTGGTGGTCCGGGGAAGGGGCATGTAGCCAGGGAAATTGATGCTCTGGGTGGAGAGTTAGCTAAGAATACTGATAGGTCTACTCTTCATATTCGCATGCTCAATACCAGCAAAGGTCCAGCCATGTGGGCTTTGAGAGCCCAGGTGGATAAGAATAGATACAAAGAAGAGATGATAAAGACTATTCAAAATGAACCAAACTTAACTCTAATTCAGGAAATGGTCTGTCAGTTATTGATTAAAGAGAATAAGGTTGAAGGAGTAGTAGTTCAGTCTGGTGTGCAATTTTATGCCCCTGTTGTTATTTTGACTGCTGGAACATTCTTAAACGGCAAGATATATATTGGGAAAATATGTTTTAGTGCTGGACGAGCAGGAGAATTAGCCTCTATTGATTTGGCTTATCAGCTAAAAGCCTTAGATTTTAAAACCACCCGTTTTAACACCTGTACTCCACCTCGCCTCCATAGAAGAAGTGTTAATTTTTCTGAATTAAGTGAACAGAAAAGTGCCAGTGAGCCGCTAGCTTTCTCTTATGAATCAGAAAAGAAAACATACCATGAACATAGTGTTTATATTACTCGAACCAATCTTATGACTCAACAGGTAATTGAAAAGTATCTCCATCAGGTTCCCCTGGTTAATGGAACAATAGAAAGTTCTACCGCCAGATATTGTCCCTCTATTGAGGATAAAGTTATCCGTTTTCCCCATCATAATTCTCATCAGCTATTTCTGGAACCGGAGAGTATTGCCAATGAAGAGATTTATGTCCAGGGATTCTTTACCAGTCTACCCCCTGCTGCCCAGCTGGAGGCTTTACATACCGTTAAGGGATTAGAAAATTGTGAAATAATTCGCTACGGTTATGCTATTGAATATGAAATAATCCTGCCCTTCCAGCTCAAATATTCCCTGGAAACAAAAAAAATTAAAGGTCTATTTTTAGCAGGGCAGATAAACGGAACATCCGGTTATGAAGAAGCTGCCGAACAGGGACTTATCGCAGGCATTAATGCTGTACAGCTGTTAAACAAAGAGGAGCCCTTTATTCTGGATCGCTCACAAGCCTATATTGCTGTAGAAATAGATGATCTGGTTACCAAAGGGGTCACGGAACCATATCGCTTAAGGACCGGTTTGGCAGAATATCGACTGTTATTACGTCAGGATAATGCTGATTTAAGATTAACACCTTATGGTTATAAATATGGTTTAATTCCAGAGATGAGATATCAAAAATTTTTAGCCAAAAAAGAGGACATAGAAAGAGAAATAGAAAGGCTTGCTAACCTAAAGATATATCCCAATGAAGATACCAATAAACAGCTTGAACTGCTAAATACTCCTCCTATTCAAAAGCAGGTAACTTTAGCAGATTTACTCACTCGCCCTAATTTAAATTATAATAAGACAGCTGTTCTTGATCCGGAAAGACCACCATTAGATTCAGAGGTAATTAACCAGGTAGAGATTCAGGTAAAATATTCTGGTTATATAAAAAGACAGGAAGAGGAAGTAAGGAGATTTAAAAAGAGTGAAAACTACAAAATACCTGTAGATATTGATTTCTCCCAACTATATGGAATCTCTCGCGAGGGCAGGCAAAGATTCAGCGAAATAAAGCCAGTATCTCTGGGTCAAGCTAAAAGAATCCCAGGGATAACCCCTTCTGATATTACCGCTCTAATGATTAATCTGGAAAAATTAAGAAGAAACAGAAAAGATAATATCAGCCAATAG